In a genomic window of Acidilobus saccharovorans 345-15:
- a CDS encoding 5-formyltetrahydrofolate cyclo-ligase translates to MADEKQSLRQMIWDLMERTNVASFPRPVHGRIPNFVGSRRAAENLASTEEFRRARVIKVNPDSPQRPVRELALRAGKLVLVPTPRLRGQFYLLDPSRVDPGYASSITGFTRVGEKIDVESAPNIDLIVVGSVAVSPGGFRVGKGEGYSELEYAMLREMGKVSDSTPIATTVHDVQVVSDVPHMPYDVPVDIIATPTRVIRVSPRRPRPPGLLMEYLSDGKVQDTPYLKAYLQRTGRWPRRS, encoded by the coding sequence GTGGCTGACGAGAAGCAGTCGCTCAGGCAGATGATATGGGACCTCATGGAGAGGACCAACGTGGCCTCGTTTCCAAGGCCAGTCCACGGGAGGATACCCAACTTCGTGGGCTCCAGGAGGGCGGCCGAGAACCTGGCGTCAACAGAGGAGTTCAGGAGGGCCAGGGTAATCAAGGTCAACCCGGACTCCCCGCAGAGGCCTGTCAGGGAGCTGGCCCTGAGGGCCGGGAAGCTGGTGCTCGTGCCGACGCCGAGGCTGCGGGGCCAGTTCTACCTCCTTGACCCGTCCAGGGTGGACCCGGGCTACGCGTCCTCAATAACGGGCTTCACCAGGGTAGGCGAGAAGATAGACGTGGAGTCGGCGCCTAACATAGACCTTATAGTGGTCGGCTCCGTGGCCGTGTCGCCGGGCGGCTTCAGGGTGGGCAAGGGGGAGGGCTACAGCGAGCTCGAGTACGCCATGTTGAGGGAGATGGGGAAGGTGAGCGACTCCACGCCAATAGCCACCACAGTGCACGACGTTCAGGTAGTCAGCGACGTCCCCCACATGCCCTACGACGTGCCTGTTGACATAATAGCGACTCCCACCAGGGTCATAAGGGTGTCGCCGAGGCGGCCCAGGCCCCCCGGGCTGCTCATGGAGTACCTGAGCGACGGGAAGGTTCAGGACACGCCGTACCTTAAGGCCTACCTCCAGAGGACTGGAAGGTGGCCGAGGAGGTCATAA
- a CDS encoding Oligosaccharyl transferase STT3 like-protein, with amino-acid sequence MRGKAFRGALEYVLLALIAALTAALRLVPYLRYGPTLSEVDPYEYLWLANYFYSHGLGGLHGLAHSALWWYPWGRDFLSSEYLGLPWLSALASRLTGASVEVALSLSPVAFAVLGVIGVYLAVKEARGSSVAALTAAAGFAFLPITVLDHGFATDPAKVFDGIALLPYPLYFMARSYRAPKATTSIAMAAAAGASGGLIAWLWGGYQYMALVVALLAVTEPFLNEPSLPGLLRLLAAWAAFAAVALTSPAVSPHVFTRGVGLAAEASLLAYAFEYLALTRLRGLSRLRVHAWTLAVLAGLAAVAVASGMVSLPSRVLMGLGVTPPPGAVVPLTVQEYMGVPPQQVISSYAPFFVLSLIGVATMIAGRATGRLAPSPTDAMVVVSLELMVIFTYASVNQAYYLPSAALYAIIAGGVSVALVGSLRPAYGASRRRRPRQAAGRGAAIGAALLAAIVLASMAYYASVDYSALQLEAPSIETGWLGALRSPDGKVIVPVNNAWPLALSYVKERTPPGSVVVTWWDYGYWVGVLANRASVVDGSTINGTQIELVADALTAPVEQSGAYLRMLRLPANETYVMVYDVFLGIYDNSTGSVTIMPFPNVVSVGPGVYAVTYGLGDMAKSYQMLRIAGRVNPYSGQALFTGYSSVSYQSNVEVLQFPGLAGGPAKNVSNTLNTTIYDLIMYGLSQLGNYGVLGQGASWLRSASSFTPAAVAYVTPTGGIVPAPVSAPSPEPYYVPVAFFVSVPYSWQGAGVTYFYAVIVFLYRWGGLP; translated from the coding sequence ATGAGGGGAAAGGCCTTCAGGGGAGCCCTCGAGTACGTCCTGCTGGCCCTGATCGCGGCCCTCACTGCAGCCCTGAGGCTAGTGCCGTACCTGAGGTACGGGCCGACGCTTAGCGAGGTCGACCCATATGAGTACCTCTGGCTTGCTAACTACTTCTACTCCCACGGCCTCGGCGGCCTCCATGGCCTCGCCCACTCGGCCCTCTGGTGGTACCCGTGGGGCAGGGACTTCCTGAGCAGCGAGTACCTCGGGCTCCCGTGGCTCTCGGCCCTGGCGTCAAGGCTCACGGGGGCCAGCGTCGAGGTCGCCCTCTCGCTGTCCCCGGTGGCCTTTGCGGTGCTCGGCGTGATAGGCGTTTACCTTGCTGTGAAGGAGGCCAGGGGCAGCTCCGTGGCTGCCCTGACGGCCGCGGCGGGCTTCGCCTTCCTGCCGATAACTGTGCTGGACCACGGCTTTGCCACCGACCCAGCCAAGGTCTTTGACGGCATAGCCCTGCTCCCCTACCCGCTCTACTTCATGGCCAGGTCGTACAGGGCGCCGAAAGCGACCACGTCAATAGCGATGGCGGCCGCCGCCGGGGCCTCAGGGGGGCTCATAGCGTGGCTCTGGGGAGGCTACCAGTACATGGCCCTCGTCGTGGCCCTGTTAGCGGTAACTGAGCCGTTCCTGAACGAGCCCTCCCTGCCGGGCCTCCTGAGGCTTCTAGCCGCCTGGGCGGCCTTTGCAGCCGTGGCCCTGACCTCGCCGGCCGTGAGCCCCCACGTCTTCACCAGGGGGGTCGGGCTGGCGGCCGAGGCGTCCCTGCTCGCCTACGCCTTTGAGTACCTCGCGCTTACCAGGCTAAGGGGCCTCAGCAGGCTCAGGGTGCACGCGTGGACCCTCGCGGTGTTGGCCGGCCTCGCGGCGGTCGCTGTGGCCTCAGGCATGGTGAGCCTCCCCTCCAGGGTCCTCATGGGCCTCGGCGTGACCCCGCCGCCCGGGGCTGTGGTGCCCCTGACGGTGCAGGAGTACATGGGCGTCCCGCCGCAGCAGGTGATATCATCGTATGCGCCCTTCTTCGTCCTGTCGCTGATAGGCGTGGCTACCATGATCGCGGGCAGGGCCACCGGAAGGCTGGCGCCATCCCCCACTGACGCCATGGTCGTGGTGTCGCTGGAGCTCATGGTTATCTTCACCTACGCCTCCGTCAACCAGGCCTACTACCTGCCGTCGGCGGCCCTCTACGCGATAATAGCGGGAGGGGTGTCAGTGGCCCTGGTCGGGTCGCTTAGGCCCGCTTACGGCGCCTCGCGGCGCCGCAGGCCCCGGCAGGCTGCTGGCAGGGGCGCGGCGATAGGGGCCGCCCTGCTGGCGGCAATAGTGCTGGCGTCCATGGCCTACTACGCCTCCGTCGACTACAGCGCGCTCCAGCTCGAGGCGCCCTCAATAGAGACCGGCTGGCTTGGGGCCCTGAGGTCCCCCGACGGGAAGGTTATAGTTCCAGTCAACAACGCCTGGCCCCTCGCGCTCAGCTACGTCAAGGAAAGGACGCCCCCGGGCTCGGTGGTGGTGACCTGGTGGGACTACGGCTACTGGGTGGGCGTCCTGGCCAACAGGGCGTCCGTGGTCGACGGCTCAACTATAAACGGCACCCAGATAGAGCTCGTCGCCGACGCCCTCACGGCCCCCGTAGAGCAGTCCGGGGCCTACCTGAGGATGCTGAGGCTCCCGGCGAACGAGACGTACGTCATGGTATACGACGTCTTCCTCGGCATATACGACAACTCCACGGGCTCCGTCACCATAATGCCGTTCCCCAACGTGGTCAGCGTGGGCCCAGGGGTCTACGCGGTGACCTACGGCCTGGGCGACATGGCCAAGTCATACCAGATGCTCAGGATAGCCGGCAGGGTCAACCCTTACTCGGGCCAGGCGCTGTTCACAGGCTACTCCTCCGTCAGCTACCAGTCCAACGTCGAGGTGCTCCAGTTCCCCGGCCTTGCGGGCGGCCCGGCCAAGAACGTGAGTAACACGCTCAACACCACCATATACGACCTCATTATGTACGGCCTCTCGCAGCTGGGCAACTACGGCGTCCTGGGCCAGGGGGCCTCGTGGCTCAGGAGCGCCTCCTCGTTCACCCCGGCGGCCGTGGCCTACGTGACCCCCACGGGAGGCATTGTCCCGGCCCCCGTGAGCGCCCCGAGCCCTGAGCCCTACTACGTGCCCGTGGCGTTCTTCGTCTCAGTGCCGTACTCCTGGCAGGGGGCAGGGGTCACGTACTTCTACGCGGTCATAGTGTTCCTCTACAGGTGGGGAGGACTGCCTTAA
- a CDS encoding class I SAM-dependent methyltransferase, producing the protein MVGDRELAARYDYGAEAYDELYGQEQVEKYEVGLRLLPPRGRVIDVGCGTGLLLEYMASTGLMSDVEELVCVDISGSMLSLASRRISALCPERCAAIIANAEALPFRDATFDVAYSFSVVNLLEYPAAAVAEIARVSRSSLVTLVPRVSDYRPGGWRRAGMAGKDEAYVRP; encoded by the coding sequence TTGGTCGGCGACAGGGAGCTGGCGGCCAGGTATGACTACGGCGCAGAGGCCTACGACGAGCTCTACGGCCAGGAGCAGGTAGAGAAGTACGAGGTCGGCCTCAGGCTCCTGCCGCCCAGGGGCAGAGTTATTGACGTGGGCTGCGGCACGGGGCTCCTGCTGGAGTACATGGCATCCACGGGCCTCATGAGCGACGTGGAAGAGCTAGTGTGCGTCGACATCAGCGGCTCCATGCTCTCGCTGGCGTCCAGGAGGATATCGGCCCTGTGCCCTGAAAGGTGCGCGGCCATCATAGCTAACGCTGAGGCCCTGCCCTTCAGGGACGCGACGTTCGACGTGGCCTACTCCTTCTCTGTGGTGAACCTCCTCGAGTACCCCGCGGCGGCCGTCGCGGAGATAGCCAGGGTCTCCAGGTCCTCGCTGGTCACCCTGGTCCCCAGGGTGAGCGACTACAGGCCGGGCGGCTGGAGGCGCGCGGGCATGGCCGGGAAGGACGAGGCCTACGTGAGGCCTTAG
- a CDS encoding class II glutamine amidotransferase has translation MCRMLGAASSSPGEVRLLVSCLARAAQRDVLRHDEVHGDGWGMAAYSREGLLVRRSARPIFDELSNANSLQLPAGEQLVMVHARAASDSSKVGIAYSHPYEALSADGRRLYLLAHNGSVDREGLGRALGLGELSGNYVDSELALMVIAREGLSEGALELLRNYTETALDLLIMEVDRPSGAARLYAYSYWRDPGEGEYYELRVISAGSTTAVVSSTVAKYCEALGLRHSGLGPGRLVMVGELSVNSSGGLTGFSRWRGPTP, from the coding sequence ATGTGCAGGATGTTGGGGGCGGCCTCCTCCTCGCCGGGCGAGGTCAGGCTGCTGGTCTCATGCCTGGCCAGGGCCGCCCAGAGGGACGTGCTGAGGCATGACGAGGTCCACGGCGACGGGTGGGGCATGGCGGCCTACTCGCGCGAGGGGCTGTTAGTCAGGAGGAGCGCCAGGCCCATATTTGATGAGCTCAGTAATGCGAACTCCCTTCAGCTGCCCGCCGGGGAACAGCTTGTCATGGTGCACGCCAGGGCGGCCTCGGACAGCTCGAAGGTCGGCATAGCCTACTCCCACCCCTATGAGGCCCTCAGCGCTGACGGCAGGAGGCTCTACCTCCTTGCCCACAACGGCTCAGTGGACAGGGAAGGCCTGGGCAGGGCCCTGGGCCTCGGGGAGCTCTCGGGCAACTACGTGGACAGCGAGCTGGCCCTTATGGTGATAGCCAGGGAGGGGCTCAGCGAGGGGGCGCTTGAGCTCCTGAGGAACTACACGGAGACGGCCCTGGACCTCCTGATAATGGAGGTCGACAGGCCCTCGGGCGCCGCGAGGCTCTACGCCTACAGCTACTGGAGGGACCCAGGCGAGGGCGAGTACTACGAGCTCAGGGTCATCAGCGCGGGCTCGACAACTGCCGTTGTTTCATCTACCGTCGCCAAGTACTGCGAGGCGCTCGGGCTGAGGCACAGCGGCCTTGGCCCAGGCAGGCTGGTCATGGTGGGCGAGCTCTCCGTCAACAGCTCAGGGGGCCTCACGGGCTTCAGCCGCTGGCGGGGGCCAACGCCTTGA
- a CDS encoding pyrimidine dimer DNA glycosylase/endonuclease V: MRLWSIDPSYLDARGLVALWREGLLAQRALMGMTRGYVNHPQLLRFSATRDPVLYIGSYLYYVYLEGVRRGYRFDLGRVVKYSTSVKRVPVTSGQLAYEFRHLLAKLTARDPERYRALVNVREVRPHPLFYVIEGDVEPWERVKERREG, encoded by the coding sequence TTGAGGCTCTGGTCCATAGATCCGTCATACCTTGACGCCAGGGGGCTTGTAGCCCTCTGGAGGGAGGGCCTCCTGGCCCAGAGGGCGTTGATGGGCATGACCAGGGGCTACGTCAACCACCCGCAGCTGCTCAGGTTCAGTGCCACCAGGGACCCTGTGCTCTACATAGGCAGCTACCTCTACTACGTCTACCTTGAGGGGGTCAGGAGGGGCTACAGGTTTGACCTGGGCAGGGTCGTTAAGTACAGCACCTCAGTGAAGAGGGTCCCAGTCACAAGCGGGCAGCTTGCCTATGAGTTCAGGCACCTTCTCGCCAAGCTCACGGCAAGGGACCCAGAGAGGTACAGGGCGCTTGTCAACGTCAGGGAGGTGAGGCCGCACCCGCTGTTTTACGTAATTGAAGGCGATGTGGAGCCCTGGGAGAGGGTGAAGGAAAGGAGGGAAGGTTAA
- a CDS encoding helix-turn-helix transcriptional regulator, with the protein MRLMAVALAILLLAMLPAARAQATCYSSRASIDVAGDLSLWAAYNVTRAPALIALPATSPVAYQAVENGTTPLPVSYNGTDLEVAVDEPGIVNVSYLTLQATSKAGDLWQAQLYMPCEGWLVMPPGSAPVQVSPIPIQVSYTDSSPELLLPEGQVSVDYMLSPITTTPAPVTTTSSTPTTTVTRHPASSEYYMVAAAAVVIAAVAAFLGLRAARGSKEGEAAGPENALDDRDRAILDALARRGGEATASDLMKDTGIPKTPMYRRLSKLESMGYIDEYMKGGVKVYRCRRPGCR; encoded by the coding sequence ATGAGGCTTATGGCTGTCGCCCTGGCCATACTGCTGTTGGCCATGCTCCCCGCTGCAAGGGCGCAGGCCACCTGTTACTCGTCACGCGCCTCTATAGATGTGGCCGGCGACCTGAGCCTCTGGGCGGCCTACAACGTCACCAGGGCCCCCGCGCTCATAGCGCTCCCTGCGACCTCCCCAGTGGCCTACCAGGCGGTGGAGAACGGCACGACGCCCCTGCCGGTAAGCTACAACGGGACTGACCTGGAGGTCGCGGTTGACGAGCCCGGGATAGTTAACGTGAGCTACCTGACGCTCCAGGCCACCTCAAAGGCCGGCGACCTGTGGCAGGCGCAGCTCTACATGCCCTGCGAGGGCTGGCTTGTCATGCCCCCTGGCTCAGCCCCGGTCCAGGTGAGCCCGATCCCCATACAGGTGAGCTACACCGACAGCTCACCGGAGCTCCTCCTGCCCGAGGGCCAGGTCTCGGTGGACTACATGCTGTCGCCCATTACTACCACGCCGGCGCCCGTGACAACAACATCGAGCACCCCGACCACCACGGTCACCAGGCACCCCGCGAGCTCTGAGTATTACATGGTGGCGGCCGCAGCTGTGGTGATAGCTGCGGTCGCCGCGTTCCTCGGCCTCAGGGCGGCCAGGGGGTCCAAGGAGGGGGAGGCCGCTGGGCCCGAGAACGCGCTTGACGACAGGGACAGGGCCATACTCGACGCCCTGGCCAGGAGGGGAGGGGAGGCGACTGCGTCGGACCTGATGAAGGACACGGGCATACCTAAGACGCCCATGTACAGGAGGCTCTCCAAGCTCGAGAGCATGGGCTACATAGACGAGTACATGAAGGGAGGGGTCAAGGTCTACAGGTGCAGGAGGCCCGGCTGCAGGTGA
- a CDS encoding DMT family transporter: MRPLGDAAALATAMIWAYASLAYKPFIARLGALRTNVMRMLYASLATLPFALALMTFKEGEAFAVLSGVLSLSVGDTMYLASIGSAGLSVAAPLSYTYVILAEVISTVLLGERLTPGLAAAGALIVAGVALISVGPGGRASPRGVAMALGASGAWALGQVMIGLADAGGVPPVVIAFLRVAASGALLAAGLKLAARLRGGDAGLMSALRRTARSSLPLVAALDLGLGVTLFALSVRASGFDQAVVIVSSLPLFAQLMAWLSGAERPRPTEVAGAAAVVVAVAVAFMA; the protein is encoded by the coding sequence TTGAGACCCCTCGGGGACGCCGCGGCCCTGGCCACAGCGATGATATGGGCCTACGCCAGCCTGGCATACAAGCCCTTCATAGCCAGGCTCGGCGCCCTCAGGACCAACGTGATGAGGATGCTCTACGCCTCGCTGGCCACCCTCCCCTTCGCCCTGGCCCTCATGACGTTTAAGGAGGGGGAGGCCTTTGCCGTCCTGAGCGGGGTCCTCTCGCTCAGCGTCGGGGACACCATGTACCTCGCCTCCATAGGCTCGGCGGGCCTCTCCGTGGCGGCCCCGCTCTCCTACACCTACGTCATACTGGCCGAGGTGATATCAACCGTGCTCCTGGGCGAGAGGCTCACGCCGGGCCTGGCGGCGGCTGGGGCCCTCATAGTGGCTGGCGTCGCGCTTATCAGCGTTGGCCCGGGCGGCAGGGCGTCGCCGAGGGGCGTGGCAATGGCCCTGGGGGCCTCGGGGGCCTGGGCCCTCGGGCAGGTGATGATAGGCCTCGCCGACGCCGGAGGGGTGCCGCCCGTGGTCATAGCCTTCCTGAGGGTGGCCGCCTCGGGGGCCCTGCTGGCGGCGGGGCTGAAGCTGGCGGCTCGCCTCAGGGGAGGCGACGCCGGCCTGATGAGCGCGCTCAGGAGGACGGCCCGCTCCTCCCTCCCGCTGGTGGCCGCCCTGGACCTCGGCCTCGGCGTCACGCTGTTCGCCCTCTCGGTCAGGGCATCGGGCTTCGACCAGGCCGTTGTGATTGTCAGCTCGCTCCCCCTCTTCGCTCAACTCATGGCGTGGCTCTCGGGGGCTGAGAGGCCCAGGCCAACCGAGGTGGCAGGGGCGGCGGCCGTGGTTGTCGCCGTTGCAGTCGCCTTCATGGCCTAG
- a CDS encoding ribokinase, whose protein sequence is MPAAAVRPQLTSVGSYNVDYYIVVDRLPMPGETLKARELYVGHGGKGSNQAVSAARLGASARLIAAVGNDEEGREALRFLSSEGVDASGVSVKPARTGRAYIIVGGGQNMIVVDPGANSMLSEEDVLRSLPRGGALMASLEVPLSAVRAALEAFNGVRVLNPAPATPEARDLARLADVITPNEVEALQLTGASSPAEAAERLLELVPAVVITLGERGALVAERGRGKAIIEAPRVEAVDPTGAGDAFNAALAHSLACGLDLVEATSVAVRAASYKVTRKGALGLRASELLSLGLEIPCSR, encoded by the coding sequence TTGCCGGCAGCCGCCGTGAGGCCCCAGCTAACCTCGGTGGGAAGCTACAACGTAGATTACTACATTGTGGTCGACAGGCTGCCCATGCCGGGCGAGACCCTCAAGGCCAGGGAGCTCTACGTTGGCCACGGAGGCAAGGGCTCAAACCAGGCAGTCTCGGCGGCCAGGCTCGGCGCCTCTGCAAGGCTCATAGCGGCCGTTGGCAACGACGAGGAGGGCAGAGAGGCCCTGAGGTTCCTCTCTTCGGAGGGGGTTGACGCCTCAGGGGTCTCCGTGAAGCCGGCGAGGACCGGCAGGGCGTACATAATTGTGGGCGGCGGCCAGAACATGATAGTTGTGGACCCAGGCGCTAACTCCATGCTAAGCGAGGAGGACGTCCTCAGGTCGCTGCCGAGGGGAGGGGCGCTGATGGCATCACTTGAGGTCCCGCTGAGCGCCGTCAGGGCCGCACTGGAGGCCTTCAACGGGGTCAGGGTGCTCAACCCAGCTCCGGCGACCCCTGAGGCGAGGGATCTAGCAAGGCTGGCTGACGTGATAACACCAAACGAGGTGGAGGCGCTCCAGCTCACAGGGGCCTCCTCGCCGGCCGAGGCCGCTGAGAGGCTCCTTGAGCTTGTCCCCGCGGTGGTCATAACTCTGGGCGAGAGGGGCGCCCTGGTGGCCGAGAGGGGCAGGGGCAAGGCTATCATAGAGGCCCCCAGGGTTGAGGCAGTGGACCCCACGGGGGCAGGGGACGCGTTCAACGCCGCCCTGGCCCACTCGCTGGCCTGCGGCCTTGACCTCGTGGAGGCGACTTCAGTTGCGGTTAGGGCGGCATCATATAAGGTCACCAGGAAGGGGGCCCTGGGCCTCAGGGCCTCCGAGCTGCTCAGCCTCGGCCTTGAGATCCCCTGCAGCAGATAA
- the glcS gene encoding glucose ABC transporter substrate-binding protein GlcS, translated as MSSRSLSSAAIAAIVIVIVVVAAVGGYLAYVSTRHHVTTTTPTTTTTSVTTPITTTTTTTVTTITFYTWWATEGRIALDHVINAFEAAYPQYVISPEVIPGAGGTNAKFVVLGMMAAGKPPAAFQADTGPLIASYVLAAPSGARSFVNFTPIMMSMKGLWDNVVPAVVEASAYNGTMPSAPIDLERGALLFINMKALRQYNLPLPTNMSTLIYDTVQLAEHGVTPWMVPGADGGWDQLELWNNIYLSLLVQNFGPVGGARVYLETMYGVVDLGNSTIQSIINETDYLFLNFTSYDYPGWQDLTWTQGLSDLIDGKAVFQANGNWVPPYAYDYDNTTIYPATEPYISWPNVTVVAEPFPGTQEVYAIAIGSIGVPAGFPTTQEGVTFAEFFMSYQGQVTWGTWKAVPMYKNATSPKWWSFAPSRYVDWEQAISTPPDQFVWWMPDGGTFADVFGTWISQLLALQEVGKPYIPVYNSQFASMMHEECSEWYAAAKAGLGYLGLSGKPFDGYYPPWVIASTNSVNTSYVCPTYSLP; from the coding sequence ATGAGCTCGAGGTCCTTGAGCTCAGCGGCCATAGCGGCCATAGTTATAGTCATCGTGGTGGTCGCCGCCGTTGGCGGCTACCTCGCGTACGTCTCGACGAGGCACCACGTGACCACGACAACGCCGACCACTACCACAACCAGCGTGACGACGCCGATAACGACAACTACAACTACAACGGTCACTACCATAACGTTCTACACGTGGTGGGCCACTGAGGGCAGGATAGCGTTAGACCACGTCATCAACGCCTTTGAGGCCGCCTACCCCCAGTACGTGATAAGCCCTGAGGTCATACCAGGCGCTGGCGGCACCAACGCGAAGTTCGTGGTGCTTGGCATGATGGCGGCCGGCAAGCCCCCCGCGGCCTTCCAGGCCGACACGGGCCCCCTGATAGCCTCCTACGTGCTCGCCGCCCCCAGCGGGGCGAGGAGCTTCGTCAACTTCACGCCGATAATGATGAGCATGAAGGGCCTCTGGGACAATGTGGTGCCTGCGGTAGTTGAGGCCAGCGCCTACAACGGCACAATGCCCTCGGCGCCCATAGACCTCGAGAGAGGGGCGCTGCTGTTCATCAACATGAAGGCGCTAAGGCAGTACAACCTGCCGCTGCCAACAAACATGAGCACGCTCATCTACGACACCGTTCAGCTGGCCGAGCACGGCGTCACCCCGTGGATGGTGCCAGGCGCGGACGGCGGCTGGGACCAGCTGGAGCTCTGGAACAACATATATCTGTCCCTGCTGGTCCAGAACTTTGGACCCGTCGGAGGCGCCAGGGTATACCTTGAGACCATGTACGGCGTTGTTGACCTTGGCAACTCCACCATACAGAGCATAATAAACGAGACTGACTACCTCTTCCTCAACTTCACCTCCTACGACTACCCCGGCTGGCAGGACCTCACCTGGACCCAGGGCCTCAGCGACCTCATTGATGGGAAGGCCGTGTTCCAGGCCAACGGGAACTGGGTGCCGCCCTACGCGTACGACTATGACAACACCACCATATACCCTGCCACCGAGCCCTACATAAGCTGGCCCAACGTGACCGTGGTCGCCGAGCCGTTCCCGGGCACACAGGAGGTCTACGCGATAGCCATAGGCTCCATAGGCGTGCCCGCAGGGTTCCCGACCACCCAGGAGGGCGTCACGTTCGCCGAGTTCTTCATGTCCTACCAGGGGCAGGTGACGTGGGGCACGTGGAAGGCGGTGCCCATGTACAAGAACGCGACCTCGCCGAAGTGGTGGTCATTCGCGCCTTCAAGGTACGTCGACTGGGAGCAGGCCATATCGACGCCGCCCGACCAGTTCGTGTGGTGGATGCCCGACGGGGGCACCTTCGCTGACGTCTTCGGCACCTGGATATCTCAGCTCCTGGCCCTGCAGGAGGTGGGGAAGCCCTACATACCTGTCTACAACAGCCAGTTCGCCTCAATGATGCACGAGGAGTGCAGCGAGTGGTATGCCGCCGCCAAGGCAGGCCTCGGCTACCTGGGCCTCTCGGGCAAGCCCTTCGACGGCTACTACCCGCCCTGGGTCATAGCCTCGACGAACTCCGTGAACACGAGCTACGTGTGCCCGACGTACTCACTGCCGTGA
- a CDS encoding ABC transporter ATP-binding protein has translation MIELKDLTKYYGRARGIEHVTFSVNNGEVVGLVGLNGAGKTTTIKVTAGVLRPTSGDAIIDGISIVSDKVEASRRVGWVPELPNFEDDFRAKDYLVYLAGYYNITGRQADELAERLLAEVGLSGAEGRRLREYSQGMRKRFALAASMISDPDNYLFDEVLNGLDPQGIAFFRKFALDSRQGGKAILFSSHILSEVQNVANRVVFIHRGRAIAVKAMDEIMAEARAAVKVVVANPDDKVLDVLSQLGKARAMGRDSFEVSGASPDQVTSQLVARGYKVMQVTQVGGLEEYFFSLIGGEGS, from the coding sequence TTGATAGAACTCAAGGACTTGACAAAGTATTATGGAAGGGCCCGAGGGATTGAGCACGTTACGTTCTCCGTCAACAACGGCGAGGTGGTCGGCCTGGTTGGCCTTAACGGCGCCGGCAAGACAACGACAATAAAGGTCACGGCCGGGGTGCTGAGGCCTACCTCCGGGGACGCGATAATAGACGGCATAAGCATTGTGAGCGACAAGGTCGAGGCGTCAAGGAGGGTCGGGTGGGTGCCGGAGCTGCCCAACTTCGAGGACGACTTCAGGGCCAAGGACTACCTGGTCTACCTGGCGGGCTACTATAACATAACTGGGAGGCAGGCAGATGAGCTAGCCGAGAGGCTCCTGGCCGAGGTGGGCCTCTCGGGCGCGGAGGGCAGGAGGCTCAGGGAGTACTCCCAGGGAATGAGGAAGAGGTTCGCCCTGGCGGCCTCCATGATATCTGACCCTGACAACTACCTCTTTGACGAGGTGCTCAACGGCCTTGACCCCCAGGGCATAGCGTTCTTCAGGAAGTTCGCCCTCGACTCAAGGCAGGGGGGCAAGGCAATACTGTTCTCCTCGCACATACTGAGCGAGGTGCAGAACGTGGCCAACAGGGTGGTCTTCATACACAGGGGCAGGGCGATAGCAGTGAAGGCCATGGATGAGATAATGGCTGAGGCCAGGGCAGCCGTGAAGGTAGTCGTCGCTAACCCTGACGACAAGGTCCTTGACGTGCTCTCGCAGCTCGGCAAGGCCAGGGCGATGGGCAGGGACTCCTTCGAGGTCTCAGGGGCGAGCCCTGACCAGGTGACGTCGCAGCTGGTGGCCAGGGGCTACAAGGTCATGCAGGTGACCCAGGTCGGCGGCCTGGAGGAGTACTTCTTCTCCCTCATAGGGGGTGAGGGGAGTTGA
- a CDS encoding DedA family protein — MGEQLNAVRWLAVAVIAVGAGLAAFKAVRPDSALISYIAGLTELAIGRLGYAGVAGLMALESAAIPVPSEVVVPLAALHFRSPQGLISVVLASTAGNLLGSAALYFIAREGGRGLLYRYSSTLGIGREELRRAEEFFASRGGLAVIVGRVLPAVRTYISAPPGLFRMAVARFLAYTLAGSVAWNSLLAWLGYSFGYAIISSPWLDYAGAAGLVILGLVMLFRA; from the coding sequence ATGGGAGAACAATTGAACGCCGTCCGCTGGCTCGCCGTCGCAGTAATAGCAGTTGGCGCCGGGCTGGCAGCGTTCAAGGCCGTGAGGCCTGACTCGGCGCTGATATCGTATATTGCAGGGCTGACGGAGCTCGCCATAGGCAGGCTGGGCTACGCGGGGGTCGCGGGGCTCATGGCCCTTGAAAGCGCTGCCATACCAGTGCCAAGCGAGGTCGTCGTCCCCCTGGCGGCCCTTCACTTCAGGTCGCCGCAGGGGCTCATCAGCGTGGTCCTGGCGTCAACTGCCGGCAACCTGCTGGGGTCAGCAGCGCTTTACTTTATAGCAAGGGAGGGCGGGAGAGGGCTCCTCTACAGGTACTCATCGACCCTTGGCATAGGCAGGGAGGAGCTGAGGAGGGCCGAGGAGTTCTTCGCCAGCAGGGGAGGCCTGGCCGTTATAGTTGGCAGGGTGCTGCCCGCCGTGAGGACGTACATATCAGCCCCTCCTGGGCTCTTCAGGATGGCCGTTGCAAGGTTTCTGGCGTACACCCTGGCGGGCTCGGTGGCCTGGAACTCCCTCCTGGCCTGGCTGGGCTACAGCTTCGGTTACGCCATAATATCCTCGCCGTGGCTTGACTACGCCGGGGCCGCGGGGCTAGTGATCCTTGGCCTCGTGATGCTTTTCAGGGCGTAG